In Aegilops tauschii subsp. strangulata cultivar AL8/78 chromosome 3, Aet v6.0, whole genome shotgun sequence, one genomic interval encodes:
- the LOC109736822 gene encoding uncharacterized protein isoform X1 encodes MASACALTTIAILAAILFYVLLLLSRTMELRFAASYAMVDCAPPPSSDDGAAAFRGTLLPLLAALPAAAAPTGFASLQSGGGAFARGLCLGDPAPQDCLACLAAAAKKLAGCGASRRAGVWRSEGCFLAYADGNTSSAHEDAFRDVISFGEEVYPAVISVDDGTLPSYPNCFDTRALVALAQSLAGRGAANSSGARVVTDAAALSSNATGKNAVKLRAQCARDRAAAAECARCLGDSAREVRACGWGLDGEHERVADVLGYNCFLRIETSVPPRPVAKYVKQPVVFALCAAILLVLVVTAVIACVRKKRGTGNVAAAAASAGQQTNASPAAN; translated from the exons ATGGCGTCCGCCTGCGCGCTCACCACCATAGCCATCCTCGCCGCGATCCTCTTCTACGTCCTCCTGCTGCTCAGCCGCACCATGGAGCTGCGCTTCGCGGCCAGCTATGCCATGGTCGACTGCGCACCGCCCCCTTCCTCGGACGACGGCGCCGCTGCCTTCCGCGGCACCCTCCTGCCGCTCCTGGCCGCGCTGCCCGCAGCCGCCGCGCCGACGGGGTTCGCGTCCCTGCAGTCCGGCGGCGGCGCGTTCGCCCGCGGCCTCTGCCTGGGCGATCCCGCGCCGCAAGACTGCCTGGCGTGCCTCGCCGCGGCCGCCAAGAAGCTCGCCGGCTGCGGCGCTAGCAGGCGCGCCGGCGTCTGGAGGAGCGAGGGCTGCTTCCTGGCCTACGCCGACGGCAACACCTCCTCCGCGCACGAGGACGCGTTCCGCGACGTCATCTCCTTCGGCGAGGAGGTCTACCCCGCCGTCATCTCCGTCGACGACGGCACGCTGCCCTCCTACCCCAACTGCTTCGACACGCGGGCGCTCGTCGCGCTCGCGCAGTCCCTGGCGGGGCGCGGCGCGGCCAACAGCTCGGGGGCGCGCGTCGTCACCGACGCGGCGGCGCTCTCGAGCAACGCCACCGGGAAGAACGCGGTGAAGCTGCGGGCGCAGTGCGCGAGGGaccgcgcggcggcggcggagtgcgcCCGGTGCCTGGGGGACTCGGCGCGGGAGGTGCGGGCGTGCGGCTGGGGCCTCGACGGCGAGCACGAGCGCGTGGCCGACGTGCTCGGCTACAACTGCTTCCTGCGGATCGAGACCTCCGTCCCACCACGGCCCGTGGCGAAATATGTCA AGCAACCTGTGGTTTTTGCCCTGTGCGCCGCCATACTGCTCGTGCTGGTTGTAACAGCGGTGATCGCGTGCGTGAGAAAGAAGAGGGGCACCGGGAatgtggcagcagcagcagcatcag CAGGTCAGCAAACGAACGCTTCTCCTGCTGCAAACTGA
- the LOC109736822 gene encoding uncharacterized protein isoform X2 gives MASACALTTIAILAAILFYVLLLLSRTMELRFAASYAMVDCAPPPSSDDGAAAFRGTLLPLLAALPAAAAPTGFASLQSGGGAFARGLCLGDPAPQDCLACLAAAAKKLAGCGASRRAGVWRSEGCFLAYADGNTSSAHEDAFRDVISFGEEVYPAVISVDDGTLPSYPNCFDTRALVALAQSLAGRGAANSSGARVVTDAAALSSNATGKNAVKLRAQCARDRAAAAECARCLGDSAREVRACGWGLDGEHERVADVLGYNCFLRIETSVPPRPVAKYVKQPVVFALCAAILLVLVVTAVIACVRKKRGTGNVAAAAASGQQTNASPAAN, from the exons ATGGCGTCCGCCTGCGCGCTCACCACCATAGCCATCCTCGCCGCGATCCTCTTCTACGTCCTCCTGCTGCTCAGCCGCACCATGGAGCTGCGCTTCGCGGCCAGCTATGCCATGGTCGACTGCGCACCGCCCCCTTCCTCGGACGACGGCGCCGCTGCCTTCCGCGGCACCCTCCTGCCGCTCCTGGCCGCGCTGCCCGCAGCCGCCGCGCCGACGGGGTTCGCGTCCCTGCAGTCCGGCGGCGGCGCGTTCGCCCGCGGCCTCTGCCTGGGCGATCCCGCGCCGCAAGACTGCCTGGCGTGCCTCGCCGCGGCCGCCAAGAAGCTCGCCGGCTGCGGCGCTAGCAGGCGCGCCGGCGTCTGGAGGAGCGAGGGCTGCTTCCTGGCCTACGCCGACGGCAACACCTCCTCCGCGCACGAGGACGCGTTCCGCGACGTCATCTCCTTCGGCGAGGAGGTCTACCCCGCCGTCATCTCCGTCGACGACGGCACGCTGCCCTCCTACCCCAACTGCTTCGACACGCGGGCGCTCGTCGCGCTCGCGCAGTCCCTGGCGGGGCGCGGCGCGGCCAACAGCTCGGGGGCGCGCGTCGTCACCGACGCGGCGGCGCTCTCGAGCAACGCCACCGGGAAGAACGCGGTGAAGCTGCGGGCGCAGTGCGCGAGGGaccgcgcggcggcggcggagtgcgcCCGGTGCCTGGGGGACTCGGCGCGGGAGGTGCGGGCGTGCGGCTGGGGCCTCGACGGCGAGCACGAGCGCGTGGCCGACGTGCTCGGCTACAACTGCTTCCTGCGGATCGAGACCTCCGTCCCACCACGGCCCGTGGCGAAATATGTCA AGCAACCTGTGGTTTTTGCCCTGTGCGCCGCCATACTGCTCGTGCTGGTTGTAACAGCGGTGATCGCGTGCGTGAGAAAGAAGAGGGGCACCGGGAatgtggcagcagcagcagcatcag GTCAGCAAACGAACGCTTCTCCTGCTGCAAACTGA
- the LOC109736832 gene encoding uncharacterized protein, with amino-acid sequence MATARAVAASMRLTCALSTLAMLAAILFMLLLLIAGALQLRVPTGYAVVDCAPPPPSDDGAAAFLHSLLPLLAALPAAAAPTGFASLQSSGGAFARGICLGGSAPKECLACLAAAAKNLTGCGASRRAGAWRGEGCFMGYADGNASSPHEDVFRGVVSFGEDVFPAVISFDDGKPPSNPNCFDTRALIARAQSLAGRGAANSSGARVVTDAAALSSNATGKTTVTLRAQCARDRAAAAECARCLGDSAREVGACGWGLDGEHVRVADVVGYNCFLRIETSVPTGWPVPVAKYMKDPVLITLCAGMLLALVAAVIACVRGRKKRGTGNA; translated from the exons ATGGCCACCGCGCGCGCAGTTGCCGCGTCCATGAGGCTCACCTGCGCTCTCAGCACCTTAGCCATGCTCGCCGCCATCCTCTTCATGCTCCTCCTGCTGATCGCTGGTGCCTTGCAGCTGCGTGTCCCGACCGGCTACGCGGTGGTCGACTGCGCCCCGCCCCCGCCCTCGGACGACGGCGCTGCTGCCTTCCTCCACAGCCTCCTGCCGCTCCTGGCCGCGCTGCCCGCGGCCGCCGCGCCGACGGGGTTCGCGTCCCTGCAGTCCAGCGGCGGGGCGTTCGCCCGCGGCATCTGCCTGGGCGGCTCCGCGCCCAAGGAGTGCCTCGCGTGCCTCGCCGCGGCCGCCAAGAACCTCACCGGCTGCGGCGCGAGCAGGCGCGCCGGCGCCTGGAGGGGCGAGGGCTGCTTCATGGGCTACGCCGACGGCAACGCTTCCTCTCCGCACGAGGACGTCTTCCGCGGCGTCGTCTCCTTCGGCGAGGACGTCTTCCCCGCCGTCATCTCCTTCGACGACGGCAAGCCGCCCTCCAACCCCAACTGCTTCGACACGCGGGCGCTCATCGCGCGCGCGCAGTCCCTGGCGGGGCGCGGAGCGGCCAACAGCTCGGGGGCGCGCGTCGTCACCGACGCGGCCGCGCTCTCGAGCAACGCCACTGGGAAGACCACGGTGACATTGCGGGCGCAGTGCGCGAGGGACCGCGCGGCAGCGGCGGAGTGCGCCCGGTGCCTGGGGGACTCGGCGCGGGAGGTGGGGGCGTGTGGCTGGGGCCTCGACGGCGAGCACGTGCGTGTGGCCGACGTGGTCGGCTACAACTGCTTCCTACGGATCGAGACCTCAGTTCCGACGGGTTGGCCCGTGCCCGTGGCGAAATATATGA AGGATCCCGTCCTGATAACCTTGTGCGCCGGCATGCTGCTCGCGCTGGTCGCCGCGGTAATCGCGTGCGTCcgtgggaggaagaagaggggcaCCGGGAACGCGTAG